CCCAGCAGGCGAATGGCGCTTTCACGGTCATCGGCACATAGCTCAGCCTCGGCCTTGAACCCGGCGCAGACCGCCGGGCGCTCCGGGCGACCGAAAATGGCGCAGAGAAATTCGGCATTGAGATGAATGCAGCGCACGCCAGCCGGCTTGCCATTGGGCATGCCTGGAATCGGCGAGCTGATGGAAGGCGCGATGCAGCAGGCACCGCAACCGGCACGACACTCCATGAAACGACCTCGACTACAAACGAACGGCGGCGATCCTAATGAGGCGCGCGCCGTCCGTCGAGGTCTTTTGCGATCAGCGGTTACGCTGCAGACGCGCCAGCAGGCTCGAAGTATCCCAGCGCCCGCCACCCATGCCCTGAACGTCGGCATAGAACTGATCGACCAGCGCTGTCACCGGTAGCTGCGCGCCATTGCGACGCGACTCCTCGAGCACGATGGAAAGGTCCTTGCGCATCCAGTCGACCGCAAAGCCGAAGTCGAACTCGCCGGCCAGCATTGTCTTGTAGCGATTTTCCATCTGCCACGACTGCGCCGCCCCCTTGCTGATCACGTCGACTACCGCATGGCCATCGAGGCCTGCGCACTGGGCGAAGTTCAAGGCCTCGGCCAACCCCTGCACCAGGCCGGCGATGCAGATCTGGTTGACCATCTTGCTCAACTGGCCGCTACCGGCCGGCCCCATCAGCCGCATCATCCGCGCATAGCACTGGATCACGGGCTCTGCCGCTGCATAGGCCTGTTGCTCGCCACCGACCATCACGGTCAGCACACCATTGACCGCACCGGCCTGGCCGCCGGAAACCGGCGCATCGAGGAAACCCAGGCCACGCTCGGCCGCGACAGTCGCCAGCTCGCGTGCCACATCGGCCGAAGCGGTGGTGTGGTCGACCAGAATGGCGCCCGGCGCCATACCGGCGAAAGCGCCCTGCTCACCCAGAATCACGCTGCGCAGGTCGTCATCGTTGCCGACGCAACACATCACCAGTTCGGCACCCGCCGCCGCCTCACGCGGGGTCGGCGCGCTGTTGCCGGCATATTCCGCCACCCACTGCTCGGCCTTGCCCGCCGAACGGTTATAGACCGTCACCTGATGCCCCTTGCGGGCAAGATGCCCGGCCATCGGATACCCCATAACGCCCAAGCCGATAAATGCGACCTTTGCCATAACAACCTCCTGCGGACATAGGCCGCAGAGCCTAACACGACGTTTGCCCTGGCCGGAAAGGCCTTCCATACTGCCTGCCAATCGGCCCCGAGCGAGGCCTTGCGAACGATTAGGAGCGCCAATGGGACATTGGTTGGTCATCGACCTGGAAGCCACGACCGACGAAGGTGGCTGGCCGATGGAAGAAATGGAAATCATCGAGATCGGTGCCAGCCTGGTCGGCGCTGACGGCCACGAGCGCGATCACTTCCAGCGTTTCGTCAAACCACAGCGGCGCCCATGCCTGACAGACTTCTGCCGCGAGCTCACCCACATCAAGCAGGCCGATATCGACAGCGCCGCGCCAATGCCACAGGTCTGGCCCCCGTTTGAGCGCTGGCTGACGCAGCACGCACCGCGTCTGGTCGGCTGGAGTAGTTGGGGCGACTATGACCGCCGCCAGCTGGAGCAGGAATGGCGTCGGCATCAGGTGCACAGCCTGCTGGCTGGCGTGCCCCATCTGAATCTGAAACAGGCATTCGCCAAGGCCCGGCAACTGCAACGCCCGGTCGGCCTGCACAGCGCACTGCAGCTGGCCGGCATGCACTTTCAGGGGCAACAGCACCGAGCCCTCGAGGACGCCCGTAATACCGCGCGCCTGCTGCCGCTGGTGCTACCGCTCAAAGACTGATGACGAAGAAAAGCCGCTTGGGCATACTGGCGCCCCTCTTTCGTAACCCTTTCCCGAGGAATCGCAGATGTTCAAGGTCAACGAGTACTTCGACGGCACCGTCAAATCCATCGGCTTCGCCATGGCCGAAGGCCCCGCCACTATCGGCGTGATGGCCCCGGGCGAATACGAATTCGGCACCAGCCAGCTGGAAGTCATGCATGTCATTGCCGGCGCCCTGACCGTGAAACTGCCGGGCAGCGACAGCTGGAACACCTATGAGGCCGGCAGCCAGTTCACCGTCGAGGCCAACAGCAAGTTCCAACTGAAGGTGGCCGTGGATACCGCCTACCTCTGCGAATACCGCTAATAAGCTAGCCGCATAGCGTTTAAGAACCGGCCCCAGCGGCCGGTTTTTCTTTGACCACTCTCAGGACGCCAGCCCATGCCACGCTCCGCCCTTCTTGTCCCCATCGCCCTGCTCGTGGTGGCGATGGTTTCGATCCAGAGCGGCGCGTCGCTGGCCAAGAACCTGTTCCCTATAGTCGGCGCCGAAGGCACCACCACCCTGCGCCTGGTGCTGGGGGCAATCATTCTGTCGCTGGTGATGCAGCCCTGGCGCGCCAGGTTGGACCTGCGCAAGTGCCAGTCATTGCTTGCCTACGGCCTGGCGCTGGGTGGGATGAATCTGCTGTTCTACATGTCATTGCAGAGCATCCCGCTGGGTATCGCCGTAGCACTGGAATTCACCGGCCCGCTGGCCCTGGCGCTGTTTTCCTCGCGCCGCCTGCTGGATTTCGTCTGGGTGATCCTGGCCGTCATCGGCCTGTGGATGCTCCTGCCAACTGGCGCCACGCAGAGCGCCATCGATCCACTCGGCGCGGCCCTGGCCCTTGGCGCAGGCGTTTGCTGGGCGCTATACATCATCTTCGGGCAGAAAGCCGGCGCCCAGCATGGCCGCCACACAGTCGCGCTAGGCACCTGGGTCGCCGCGTTGCTGGTGCTGCCCATCGGCGCCTGGCACGCAGGCAGCGATCTGCTCAGCCTCGACCTGCTGCCCATTGCCTTAGGCGTCGCAGTGCTGTCCTCAGCCCTGCCCTACAGCCTGGAGATGGTGGCTCTGACGCGACTGCCAGCGCGCACCTTCAGCGTATTGATGAGCCTGGAGCCGGCAATCGCGGCCATGTGCGGCCTGGCCTTTCTCGGCGAGAAGCTGCTCTGGGGCCAGTGGCTGGCCGTCGGCGCGATCATCGTCGCCTCGGCTGGCGCCGCCGCCACTATCAGACCCAAGCGCTAGTTGCCGAACTGCAGCTCCGCCAAGCGCGCATAGAGCGGACTACTCTCGATCAGCTCGGCATGACTGCCAATGGCCGCCAGGTGCCCCTGTTCGACCACGGCGATGCGGTCCGCCTGTTTCACCGTGGCCAGGCGATGGGCGATCACCAGGGTGGTGCGCCCGGCCATCAGCGACGGTAGTGCCTGCTGGATCAGATGTTCGCTCTCGGCATCCAGGGCGCTGGTGGCCTCGTCAAGCAGCAGGATAGGCGCATCGGCCATCAATGCACGGGCAATCGCCAGACGCTGACGCTGCCCACCCGACAGCCCCAGCCCGGCCTCGCCCAGATGGGTCTGATACCCCTGCGGCAGACGCTCGATGAATTCGTGGGCATGCGCTGCCCGCGCGGCCGCTTCTACCTCTGCCCGGGAGGCATCGAGTCGGCCATAGCGAATATTGTCCTCCACCGAACCGAAGAACAGCGCCGGACTCTGCGACACCAGAGCGAAGCAGGCGCGCAGCTCGCGCGGATCGAGCTGATCGATCGGCACACCATCGATGAGGATGCGCCCGGCCTGCGGGTCGAAAAAGCGCAGCAGCAGATCGAACAGCGTCGACTTGCCCGCTCCCGATGGCCCGACCAGCGCCAGGGTTTCACCGGCCGCCACCTGCAGGTCAACGCCATCGATGGCGTAGCTGTCGGGCCGCGATGGATAGGCGAAACGCACGCCCTGCAACTCGATACGCCCACGCACCGGCTGCGGCAGATGCTGAGGCTGCTCCGGCGCGACGATGGCATTGCTGGAGCGCAGCAGTTCGCCAATACGCTCCGCCGCTCCGGCCGCGCGCTGCAGTTCGCCGATCACCTCGCTCAGGGTGCCGAAGGACGAGCCGACGATCAGGCTGTAGAACACGAAGGCCGCCAGCTCGCCGCCGGAAATGCGTCCGGCGATCACGTCCATGCCGCCAACCCAGAGCATCACGCCCACCGCCCCGAGCACCAGCACGATGACTACGGTGATCAGCCAGGAACGCTGAGCGATGCGTTTACGCGCCACATCGAAAGCGGCCTCGGCGGACTCGCCAAAGCGTCGCTTGTCCTCGTTCTGGTGGTTGTAGGCCTGCACCGTCTTGATCTGCCCCAACACCTCGCCGACGTAGCTGCCGACATCGGCCACACGGTCCTGGCTCTGCCGCGACAGCGCCCGCACGCGACGGCCGAACAGCAGGATCGGCGCCACCACCAGCGGCAAGGCCAGCAGGACGATACCGCTGAGCTTGGGGTTGGTGATCACCAGCAACACGCTGCCGCCGATCAGCATGATCAGGTTGCGCAGTGCCATCGACAGCGACGAGCCGATCACCGACTGCAGCAAGGTGGTATCGGCGGTCAGCCGTGACTGAATCTCTGAGCTGCGATTGCTCTCGTAGAAGCCGGGATGCAACTCGATCAGGTGATCGAACACCCGCCGGCGAATATCGGCCACCACCCGCTCGCCGATCCACGACACCAGGTAGAAGCGCGTGTAGGTGCCAAAGGCCAGCGCCAGCACCAGCACGAAGAACAGCAGCAGGGACTGACGCAGCGCAGCCGGCGATTGCGTCGCCAGGCCCTGATCCACCAGCAGCTTGATGCCCTGCCCCATGGACAGGGTGATCGCCGCCGTGAACAGCAAGGCCAGCAGCGCACCCAGCACCCGGCCGCGATAAGGCGCGATAAAGCGCCAGGCCAGGCGTATCGCACCACGCTGGCGGGAGGAAAGCAGGCAAGTCATGAAGAGCCTCAGGAATCGGTGGTAGCAGGCGCTTCGGCCAGCCAGGCCACCGCGCAGAGGGCCAGCGCTGCCAGGTTGGTGGACAGAGGATTGAACGCCTGAATCAACAGGTGGGGGCTCAGCAGCGCAACATCAAGCAGCAGCACCAGCAAGACTGCTGCGGCCGCCAGCAACGGCCAGCGCTGACGGCGAATGGTCAGCAGCGCAATGCCCAGCAATACCTCGGCGATGCCTCCGATACGGGCGATCAGCTCCGGTGCGAACAACGCGTGATCGGGCAAGCCGTGCGCACCGATCATCGCCACCTCGTCAGGGCTCAGCCAGAGAATCTTCGGCGCCAGACCATGCCAGACGAATACCGCCGCCAATGCCAGCCGCGCGAGCCAGGCGATCTGCGCCAGCCGCCGCTCAGTCATGCAGAAAGCGCTCGGCGTGGTCGGCCGTGGGCAGCAGGCAAACGGCATGCCGGCCGAACAGGCGATAGCGATTCAGCGCAATGCGGTCATAACACCAATCCCGCAGCGGCCGGGGCAGCAGACGCAGTAATCGCAGCGCACGCCAGGGTTGCGGCAAGCGCGAGAGAATGCGCAGCAGCGCCGTGGAGCGCACATGCAGCCCCGCCTCGTCGATCAGGGCCATGGTGTCGAAACGATCGGTCGGCAGCCCATACCAGGCCAGCAACGCCTGCCCCTGAGCGGACTGCACGGACGCGAGGCGAAACTGCCGGGTACGGTCATGGTGGATAAGAAACTTCGCCCAGCCGTTGCACAGCTTGCAGACGCCGTCGAACAGCACGACGCGCTCGCCAGCCGACAGGCCGGGTGGTAGCGATGGCTCCGTCATCGTAGGGCACTCGCCTGTTGCGCCTGCGGGCGATAATGGCCAGTGATGCGGTAGGCGAAGAGGATATCTTCCTCCTGCGTGCCGCGGCCGATGTTATGCAGGATCAGCGGCGCACCATTTGCCGCCTGACGATCGCTGACGATGCCGATATGAGTCAGGCCGCGCCCCAGATCCCAGGTGACGATATCGCCAGCCTGGTAAACCGCAGGATCCTGACTGACCGGCAGCGACCAGCCCTGACGCTTGAACCAGGTCATCAGGTTGGGCACGCGACGGTGGTCGATATTGCTGTCCGGCCGGCTCAGGCCCCAGTTTCTGGGGTAAAGGGCAAAATTGCTGCGCATGTCGCGATGCACTGCCTCCTGCAGGTCCAGCCCCTGCTGGCGCAGCGCGCGGATCACCACGTCGGTGCACACACCGGTGGCCATGGGCACGTCGCCGCCCGGATAGCTCAACTGGCGGTAGGCCGGGTCATAGCTCAGGGTCACGCCGACCTGCTTGCGCGCATCCAGCACCAGCCTGTCAGCCTCGATGGCCTGCGCAGCCAGGGCCAGCGCCCAGGCCAGCAGTACAACCAGCATCCGCATCGCGATCTCCTATCTAGCCAAGGGATACAGCAACTCTTCCTTGTAACCTGCCCAGACCCGCACGGCATCGGGAAAGGCATCGTCCAGCGTCACGTCGCCACTGTCCACCAGCAGCGGCCGCCCTTCCAGCGTCGCCAGCTTGCGCTTGGTCGCCACCACCCGCAGGCGCTCCAGGCCGACGGCGCGCAACACCCGCGGGCTGATCTGCTGATTGCCGCGGCCGATGATATGGCCCTGGCCGCCGATTGCGGTCACCAATAAGTAGGTCGCATGTCCTTCTACCAACGCGAACAGCTCGGCTTCGTTGACGTCGCGGGCAATCACCCGGCCATCCTCGATCACATCGACGCCGAGCAAGGTAGTTTCCAGCCCAAGATTTTGCCCCAGGCCATGCAGAGTCGAACCCGGACCGAACACGTAGCGAACGCCCGGCTCCCATTCACTCTCCAGCCAGGCGGCCAGATCGGCCAGCACCAGCTCTTCGGACTCCATCCCCCCCTGCTTGACCGCCTGCACATAGCCGCCCTCTTGCGGCACGCACAACTCGCCATACCAGCGAGCGGTCACACGCCCTTCGCGCAGGGCCGCCTCGTCGATATCGCGTACCTCGCCGCTGGCCAGACGCACCAGGCCGCCTTCGACCAGTCGCGCAGTCAGCTCGCCCGCAGCTCGCGGGCTGATGGCATAGACGCCGGATTGGATCTTCACCCCCGCCGGAATGCCCAACACCGGCTGCCCGTCCCTGATCACGGCACAAACATCACGCGCAGTGCCATCGCCACCGGCGAATAGAATCAGTGCCACACCGGCGTCCTGCAGGTGTTGCACAGCACGACGGGTGTCGTCGGCCGTGCTGGGCTCTGCACCCAACTGCCCCAGCAGACGATGCTCAAAGCCCATCTGCGCCAACAAATCGCCGCCCATGGCACCGGGATAGGTGACGAACTCGATGCGCTCACGCAGCGCCAACAGTTGCTCCAGCGCCGTGCGCGTACGCTGCGCAGCCTTCGGTTCAACGCCGAGTGCCAGGGCCTGCTCGGCCACGCCGTCGCTGCCCTTGAGTGCAGCCGGGCCACCCAGCCCGGCCAGAGGGTTGATGATCAGACCTATATGAAAACGCGACATGCCTTCCT
This region of Pseudomonas wenzhouensis genomic DNA includes:
- a CDS encoding ABC transporter transmembrane domain-containing protein, encoding MTCLLSSRQRGAIRLAWRFIAPYRGRVLGALLALLFTAAITLSMGQGIKLLVDQGLATQSPAALRQSLLLFFVLVLALAFGTYTRFYLVSWIGERVVADIRRRVFDHLIELHPGFYESNRSSEIQSRLTADTTLLQSVIGSSLSMALRNLIMLIGGSVLLVITNPKLSGIVLLALPLVVAPILLFGRRVRALSRQSQDRVADVGSYVGEVLGQIKTVQAYNHQNEDKRRFGESAEAAFDVARKRIAQRSWLITVVIVLVLGAVGVMLWVGGMDVIAGRISGGELAAFVFYSLIVGSSFGTLSEVIGELQRAAGAAERIGELLRSSNAIVAPEQPQHLPQPVRGRIELQGVRFAYPSRPDSYAIDGVDLQVAAGETLALVGPSGAGKSTLFDLLLRFFDPQAGRILIDGVPIDQLDPRELRACFALVSQSPALFFGSVEDNIRYGRLDASRAEVEAAARAAHAHEFIERLPQGYQTHLGEAGLGLSGGQRQRLAIARALMADAPILLLDEATSALDAESEHLIQQALPSLMAGRTTLVIAHRLATVKQADRIAVVEQGHLAAIGSHAELIESSPLYARLAELQFGN
- a CDS encoding DoxX-like family protein — its product is MTERRLAQIAWLARLALAAVFVWHGLAPKILWLSPDEVAMIGAHGLPDHALFAPELIARIGGIAEVLLGIALLTIRRQRWPLLAAAAVLLVLLLDVALLSPHLLIQAFNPLSTNLAALALCAVAWLAEAPATTDS
- a CDS encoding NAD(P)-dependent oxidoreductase, which codes for MAKVAFIGLGVMGYPMAGHLARKGHQVTVYNRSAGKAEQWVAEYAGNSAPTPREAAAGAELVMCCVGNDDDLRSVILGEQGAFAGMAPGAILVDHTTASADVARELATVAAERGLGFLDAPVSGGQAGAVNGVLTVMVGGEQQAYAAAEPVIQCYARMMRLMGPAGSGQLSKMVNQICIAGLVQGLAEALNFAQCAGLDGHAVVDVISKGAAQSWQMENRYKTMLAGEFDFGFAVDWMRKDLSIVLEESRRNGAQLPVTALVDQFYADVQGMGGGRWDTSSLLARLQRNR
- a CDS encoding DUF1287 domain-containing protein → MRMLVVLLAWALALAAQAIEADRLVLDARKQVGVTLSYDPAYRQLSYPGGDVPMATGVCTDVVIRALRQQGLDLQEAVHRDMRSNFALYPRNWGLSRPDSNIDHRRVPNLMTWFKRQGWSLPVSQDPAVYQAGDIVTWDLGRGLTHIGIVSDRQAANGAPLILHNIGRGTQEEDILFAYRITGHYRPQAQQASALR
- a CDS encoding exonuclease domain-containing protein is translated as MGHWLVIDLEATTDEGGWPMEEMEIIEIGASLVGADGHERDHFQRFVKPQRRPCLTDFCRELTHIKQADIDSAAPMPQVWPPFERWLTQHAPRLVGWSSWGDYDRRQLEQEWRRHQVHSLLAGVPHLNLKQAFAKARQLQRPVGLHSALQLAGMHFQGQQHRALEDARNTARLLPLVLPLKD
- a CDS encoding YkgJ family cysteine cluster protein produces the protein MECRAGCGACCIAPSISSPIPGMPNGKPAGVRCIHLNAEFLCAIFGRPERPAVCAGFKAEAELCADDRESAIRLLGWLEQATA
- a CDS encoding pyrimidine/purine nucleoside phosphorylase, translated to MFKVNEYFDGTVKSIGFAMAEGPATIGVMAPGEYEFGTSQLEVMHVIAGALTVKLPGSDSWNTYEAGSQFTVEANSKFQLKVAVDTAYLCEYR
- the rhtA gene encoding threonine/homoserine exporter RhtA, producing the protein MPRSALLVPIALLVVAMVSIQSGASLAKNLFPIVGAEGTTTLRLVLGAIILSLVMQPWRARLDLRKCQSLLAYGLALGGMNLLFYMSLQSIPLGIAVALEFTGPLALALFSSRRLLDFVWVILAVIGLWMLLPTGATQSAIDPLGAALALGAGVCWALYIIFGQKAGAQHGRHTVALGTWVAALLVLPIGAWHAGSDLLSLDLLPIALGVAVLSSALPYSLEMVALTRLPARTFSVLMSLEPAIAAMCGLAFLGEKLLWGQWLAVGAIIVASAGAAATIRPKR
- a CDS encoding thiol-disulfide oxidoreductase DCC family protein, with the translated sequence MTEPSLPPGLSAGERVVLFDGVCKLCNGWAKFLIHHDRTRQFRLASVQSAQGQALLAWYGLPTDRFDTMALIDEAGLHVRSTALLRILSRLPQPWRALRLLRLLPRPLRDWCYDRIALNRYRLFGRHAVCLLPTADHAERFLHD